A part of Procambarus clarkii isolate CNS0578487 chromosome 21, FALCON_Pclarkii_2.0, whole genome shotgun sequence genomic DNA contains:
- the LOC138367101 gene encoding uncharacterized protein — protein MDGITSKDTSEQRKIPECQEEYVRLSREAEGQYENNIASKAKTHPKLHHSHIRRKTTEKEQRPLHHSRSVPRATPGASPAPLPERPPRHSRTVPRATPGESPAPLPERPLRHSRSVPRATPGASTAPLPESPPRHSRSVPHATPGASPAPLPERPPRHSRSVPHATPGASPAPLPERPPRHSRSVPRATPGASPAPLPERPPRRSRSVPRATPGASPAPLPDRPPRHSRTVPRATPGESPAPLPDRPLRHSRRVPRATPGESPAHLPERPPPHSWSVPRATPGESPAPLPERPLRPSRSVHRATPGASPAPLLESPPRHSRSVPRPTLGASPAPLPESPPRPSWSVHRVTPGASPVPLLERPPRHSRRVPRATPWSVPRATPGESPAPLPERPPRLSRSVPRATPGASPAPLPESPPRHSLERPPRHSRSVHRVTPGASPAPLLERPPRATPGESPAPLPGASPAPLPERPPRHSWSVPRATPGEFPAPLLERPPRHSRSPPRHSRSVPRATPGESPAPHP, from the exons atggatgggattacaagcaag GACACCagcgagcagagaaagataccagagtgccaggaagaatatgtcaggttgagcagagaggcagaagggcaatacgaaaataacatcgcaagcaaggcaaagactcatccTAAATTGcatcacagccacatcaggagaaaaacaacagaaaaggaacag CGTCCCCTGCACCACTCCCGGAGCGTCCCCCGCGCCACTCCCGGAGCGTCCCCCGCGCCACTCCCGGAGCGTCCCCCGCGCCACTCCCGGACCGTCCCCCGCGCCACTCCCGGAGAGTCCCCCGCGCCACTCCCGGAGCGTCCACTGCGCCACTCCCGGAGCGTCCCCCGCGCCACTCCCGGAGCGTCCACTGCGCCACTCCCGGAGAGTCCCCCGCGCCACTCCCGGAGCGTCCCCCACGCCACTCCCGGAGCGTCCCCCGCGCCACTCCCGGAGCGTCCCCCGCGCCACTCCCGGAGCGTCCCCCACGCCACTCCCGGAGCGTCCCCCGCGCCACTCCCGGAGCGTCCCCCGCGCCACTCCCGGAGCGTCCCCCGCGCCACTCCCGGAGCGTCCCCCGCGCCACTCCCGGAGCGTCCCCCGCGCCGCTCCCGGAGCGTCCCCCGCGCCACTCCCGGAGCGTCCCCTGCGCCCCTCCCGGACCGTCCCCCGCGCCACTCCCGGACCGTCCCCCGCGCCACTCCCGGAGAGTCCCCCGCGCCACTCCCGGACCGTCCACTGCGCCACTCCCGGAGAGTCCCCCGCGCCACTCCCGGAGAGTCCCCCGCGCACCTCCCGGAGCGTCCCCCGCCCCACTCTTGGAGCGTCCCCCGCGCCACTCCCGGAGAGTCCCCCGCGCCCCTCCCGGAGCGTCCACTGCGCCCCTCCCGGAGCGTCCACCGCGCCACTCCCGGAGCGTCCCCCGCGCCACTCCTGGAGAGTCCGCCGCGCCACTCCCGGAGCGTCCCCCGCCCCACTCTTGGAGCGTCCCCCGCGCCACTCCCGGAGAGTCCCCCGCGCCCCTCCTGGAGCGTCCACCGCGTCACTCCCGGAGCGTCCCCCGTGCCACTTCTGGAGCGTCCCCCGCGCCACTCCCGGAGAGTCCCCCGCGCCACTCCCTGGAGCGTCCCCCGCGCCACTCCCGGAGAGTCCCCCGCGCCCCTCCCGGAGCGTCCACCGCGCCTCTCCCGGAGCGTCCCCCGCGCCACTCCTGGAGCGTCCCCCGCGCCACTCCCGGAGAGTCCCCCGCGCCACTCCCTGGAGCGTCCCCCGCGCCACTCCCGGAGCGTCCACCGCGTCACTCCCGGAGCGTCCCCCGCGCCACTCCTGGAGCGTCCCCCGCGCGCCACTCCCGGAGAGTCCCCCGCGCCACTCCCTGGAGCGTCCCCCGCGCCACTCCCGGAGCGTCCCCCGCGCCACTCCTGGAGCGTCCCCCGCGCCACTCCCGGAGAGTTCCCCGCGCCACTCCTGGAGCGTCCCCCGCGCCACTCCCGGAGTCCCCCGCGCCACTCCCGGAGCGTCCCCCGCGCCACTCCCGGAGAGTCCCCCGCGCCACACCCTTGA